In Nicotiana tabacum cultivar K326 chromosome 11, ASM71507v2, whole genome shotgun sequence, a single window of DNA contains:
- the LOC107762430 gene encoding S-adenosyl-L-methionine:benzoic acid/salicylic acid carboxyl methyltransferase 2-like, translated as MEVAKVLHMNEGIGEASYAKNSLLHQKVILMTKTIRDKAISALYRSLSPETICIADLDCSSGPNTFLVVTQLIRVICEECKSNGQQQQLPEFHDFLNDLSGNDFNTIFRSLMPEFYDDLRKKNIIEDEFDPNNCFVSGVAGSFYNRLFPSKSLHFVHSSYSLHWLSQVPDGIENNKGNICLTSTSSASVIKAYYEQFERDFATFLKHRSKELVQNGRMILTMLGRKNEDLFCKGCSDEWELLATVLKIIEKGSIEEEKMDAFNIPAYNPSPAEVMCVVEKEGSFAINSSETSEIQRNDSSDEKYNMIQSFRSVAEPLLVSHFGDELNVDQVFHYYREITANNCMEKEKIMFINVSVSLVKRN; from the exons ATGGAAGTTGCCAAAGTTCTTCATATGAATGAAGGAATTGGAGAGGCTAGCTATGCCAAAAATTCTTTGCTTCAC cAAAAGGTGATCCTCATGACAAAGACAATAAGAGATAAAGCCATATCTGCACTCTACCGCAGCCTTTCCCCAGAAACCATTTGTATTGCGGACTTAGATTGTTCCTCTGGACCTAATACTTTCTTGGTGGTCACCCAACTTATTAGAGTTATTTGCGAAGAATGCAAAAGCAACGGCCAACAACAGCAGCTACCGGAATTTCATGATTTCTTGAATGATCTTTCGGGGAACGATTTTAATACCATTTTTCGGTCATTGATGCCGGAATTCTATGATGATTTGAGGAAGAAGAACATAATAGAAGATGAATTTGATCCAAATAATTGTTTTGTCTCAGGAGTTGCTGGTTCATTCTATAATAGACTTTTTCCTTCCAAGAGTCTGCACTTTGTCCACTCTTCTTACAGTCTCCACTGGCTTTCTCAA GTGCCTGATGGAATAGAGAATAACAAGGGAAATATTTGCTTGACCAGTACAAGTTCAGCAAGTGTGATTAAAGCGTATTATGAGCAATTTGAAAGAGATTTTGCAACTTTTTTAAAGCACCGGTCGAAGGAATTGGTGCAAAACGGGCGTATGATATTGACAATGTTGGGCAGAAAAAATGAAGATCTCTTTTGCAAAGGGTGTTCCGACGAATGGGAGCTTTTAGCCACGGTCCTCAAAATCATCG aaaaa GGATCAATAGAAGAGGAAAAAATGGATGCATTCAACATTCCTGCATACAATCCATCTCCTGCAGAAGTGATGTGTGTAGTTGAGAAGGAAGGATCTTTTGCCATTAATAGCTCGGAAACTTCAGAAATCCAAAGGAATGATTCTTCTGATGAGAAGTATAATATGATACAAAGTTTTAGATCTGTGGCTGAACCTTTGCTTGTCAGCCattttggtgatgaattgaatGTGGATCAAGTATTCCACTATTATAGAGAGATCACTGCAAATAATTGCATGGAAAAAGAGAAGATTATGTTCATAAATGTCAGTGTTTCCTTGGTtaaaagaaactag